TGCTACATGATGTCACCAGTATGCTACATGATGTCACCAGTATGCTACATAATGTCACCAGTATGCTACATGATGTCACCAGAATGCTACATGATGTCACCAGAATGCTACATGATGTCACCAGAATGCTACATGATGTCGCATATA
The Chitinispirillum alkaliphilum genome window above contains:
- a CDS encoding putative repeat-containing protein, with the translated sequence MTSCSILVTSCSILVTSCSILVTLCSILVTSCSILVTSCSIPVNKKECQRGEKALFSKME